The Bacillota bacterium genome contains the following window.
CCGGCGCCATGGCTGATCCCATGTCATTTGGGTCCTTGACGCCAAGATCGAGGACCCTGCCGACTGTACTGCAAGTTACCCTGGGGCCTGTCCCCTGGGCCTTTATCACGGCGGCTGCAGCCCCGGTGACTGTGTACTGGGAAGTGGTCTTTCTCTTGATGTTCAGCTCGATTGGATAACGGTACTGCCTTTCTGCGGTCTGGTAGTGACTGGATGCCGCGGCAAGGACAGTGTCAGCGAACCCCCCATCTACGATCATTGCTGCAATTGTTAGAGCTTCTGAGATGGTGGAGCAGGCGCCATACAGGCCCAGATAAGGGATGGATAGCTGGCGAGCCGCGAAGCTTGCTGATATTATCTGATTCAAGAGATCGCCAGCAAGCATGTAATGAACATCCTCCGGTTTGAGCTGGGCTGTTTGGAGCGCAATATTACACGCCTCCTCCAACATCTTGGACTCGGCCTTTTCAGCCGTGCTCTGCCCCATATAAAGATCCGGCAGAACCGCGTCAAAATCAGGAGCAAGCGGCCCTCTTCCTTCTACAGGGCCGACTATTGTGCCAGTCGCTATTATGACGGGCGGATTCGAATACTTGATGGTTCTTTGTCCCAACCGCTTTACTGCCAATGAATCCCATCTCCTCCGGCGCCAGTTTAATCCAGCCGGCGCCAATCTATCCCAATGGATCTAATCCGATGGGCGGCCTCATGTGAGGCCGCGTTTCAGGTAACCAGCATATGTATCATGCCCACCGCTACCGCAGCCAGGATCCCGAAGACCAGCACCGGCCCTGCAACGATGAACATCTTGGCCCCCATTCCCAACACATACCCTTCTCTCTTGAAGTCCATGGCTGCCGCGACGATGGTGTTGGAAAAACCCGTGATAGGAACGGCGGCACCGGCCCCGGAAAATTCCCCCAGTTCATCATAGATACCTATCCCGGTGGCAAGCGCTCCCAGGAAAATCATCACAGCCAGCGTGGGGCCGGACGCTTCATCCACAGCAAGCCCTCTGGCCGTGAAGAAGTCGAGAACTGCCTGTCCGATTACACATATGGCCCCGCCTACTATGAACGCCACGACGAAATTCTGGAGGGTCGGGGGCCTCGGCTTATGCTTTTTCATGATCTCTTGATATTTTGCTGCCTGCCTGGCACGCTCGGCCTGATCCAAGGGCATTCAAGATCCCTCCCTTACCTGGTTGAGGGGATAGCCTAAGAGGGAAGACATCATGTCCCATCCACCTTGAAGGCCACCTGAACATCGGCCTTGTATTTAGAGATTCGCCCATTTTCTACGCTGGCGGTCATGTTGGTCACTTCAACCCCAGTGATATTTCTCACTGTTTTAGACGCCTCGCTGACCGCATTCCTTACAGCCTCATCCCAGCTATTCGGAGATTCCCCCAAGAGCTCGATGATCTTTACCACAGCCATACCGAATACCCCCTTTGCTGACGATATTTCGATTTGGGTTCTACAGTCAGGCTTTAGTATAACAAGCTAAAAGGGGTTTAATTCTAGGTCTCTGAGAAGACCGAAGATGGTCAGGCGAGCTCGGCGTGGATTGCTTTCAGCGCTTTTTTCTCAAGCCGACAGATTTGAGCTTGAGAGATTCCCATAATATTGGAAACTTCTTGCTGACTCAAATCATTGAAATACCTAAGGAGCAAGATGCGTCTTTCTCTCTCTGGCAGTCGCTCGAGGGCCTCCCTGACGGCGATCGACTCAAATTGCTGAAATGAATCATCACTGTCCGAGATTTGGTCCATGAGCCTTATCGGGCGCTCCCCCTCCTCATCTTCAGTCTCGTCGAACAGATATACTGGAGGGGAAGTGGCCTCGAAAGCCTCCACTATCTCTTCCGGCAATACCTTAAGGGCCGCGGCAAGTTCGCTGATGCCAGGTTCGCGGCCCAGAGAAGAGATGAGTTCGGATCTTTTCTCGCGGGCCGCCGCGGCCAGCGCCCTGACCGACCGGCTCACGTGCACCGGCTGATAATCCCTGAGATGCTTTCTGATCTCTCCAATAATGACGGGCACGGCATATGTAGAAAACTTCACGTTGAATGACGGGTCAAAACGGTCCACTGCCTTGAGCAGACCGATGCAACCAACTTGAAACAGCTCATCCTTATCTTCCCCACACTCGGGAAAGCGGGACACAATGCTCATGATCAGCCGCAAGTTTGCCTGGATGAGTTCATCCCGGCTTTCTTTATCCCCACTATGCGCCCGCTGGATAAGTTCCCGAAATTCATCATCTGAAAGTACGCGCGATGGGGGAAGGCGTAAGGAACTAAACCTGTCGCCTGGCATTTGCAGCACCTCCGCTCTCTCAGGCTGCCGCAGCCGGGCGCTTGCGTATTATCACTCTTGTGCCTTCTCCCTTGCGAGATACCACCTCCAAATGATCTGCAAGGGCCTCCATGATGGTGAACCCCATGCCAAGCCTGTCCACCTTTGTAGTATAGGCAGGCTTCATGGCCTGGGCGACATCCTCGATGCCTTCTCCTTCATCCTCAACGATCATCTCTACAGAATCGTCGCTGATGCTCGAGCTGACCCTGACCACACCAGGATCCCGGGAATCCGGATAACCATGTATTATGGCATTTGAAACAGCCTCTGAAATAATCAGCTTGATGTCATCTATCTCTTCCAATGTGAAAGCCCCAACCTGCGAAGCGAAGCAGGCAACAGCAACTCTAGCAAATTCAACGTTTTCAGCCACTGCGGGGAATTCCATCTTCATGTAATTCTTCACGCTCAACGCTGTCCACCCCCAGCCAGAGCAGCAACCGCCCGTTCTTCTGTATCAAATACCTGTATTATCTTGAGCAATCCTGAGAGCTCGAAGACCTTCATGATGTGGGGGGTAAGCGAGCATGCAGCAAGTCGCCCATTTACCTGACTCAATTTGCGGTAACGGCCAAGGATGGCGCCAAGACCCGAGCTATCTAAAAATGTGACTCCTCCCATGGAGAGAATGATGGAATGAATATCGCCCGCTTGACGATCCAGGACGCTATCGATTGTATCTCTAAACTCGGGAGCCGTCCTGAGATCTAGCTCGCCAAACACTCTGGCTATCATGCCATTCTTGAATGGAATGAGGTCCACATGCATGGCCCTGTTTACCTCCAGTCCATGGTTCATTCCATTTCCTTATTCTCCGAGTCTTGCGCCTTTCCTTCCGTAATAGTAAAAAAAGACAAAAGAAACCCCGCCTGCCTCCTCTACCCAAATATGGCTTTTATGAGATCTCTTATCATCCTGAAGAGTATCTGAAAGATACTGCCTCTTTCGACGTCATCCTTTGCTACCAGGTCGACGCTTGCTATTTCCTGTCCGTCGAGATAGGCCGCCATTTTGCCCAGTTTCTGTCCCTTTTTTACAGGTGCCACGACACGCTCATCAATGCTCGTCTCGATCTTGACATCGGCCTCACGTCCCCGCTTGACACAGGCGGACGCCTCTGACGCTGACACTACCGTGACTTTCTCCTGTTTCCCCCGAAGCACCTTGATCTCGGCCACCACCTGATCCTTTTGAATCATGGGCACCCCAGCATAGAACCTGAAACCATAGTCCAATAGCTTGGCGGTTTCAGAGAACCGTACCTTTGAGTCCGCGAGTCCCATGACCACCGCGATCAGACGGAGATTATCCCGTTTTGCCGTCGCTGAAAGGCAATAGCCAGCATCCTCCGTGTAGCCCGTCTTGAGACCGTCACATCCCTTATAATCCTTGATCAGCCTATTGGTGTTGACAAGAATGTTCTTGCCATCCCTTACATAATCAATCCAGATGGTGAACCATTCGTGAACCTTTGGATGCTTTATCAATTCCCTTGACATGACTGCGACATCATAGGCGCTGGTGAGGTGACCTTCTGCAGGGAGACCGGTGCAGTTGACGAAATGAGTATCCTGCATTCCCAATTCCTTGGCACGTTTATTCATCATATCTACGAACACTTCCTCCGCGCCCGCGATGTGCTCTGCCACGGCAACTGAAGCGTCATTCGCCGAGACCACCGCAATAGATTTCATAAGGTCATTCAGGGACATCTCCTCGCCAACTTCGAGCCAGATCTGAGATCCTCCCTGCATTGACGCACGGTCGCTTGCGATCACCTTATCATCGAGGTGGATCTTTCCTTGCTCCAAGGCTTCCATTGCCAAGAGCATGGTCATTATCTTGGTTATGCTTGCAGGAGGCCTCTTCCTGTGAGAATCCTTTTCAAAGAGGATTTGTCCTGATGTAGCTTCCATGAG
Protein-coding sequences here:
- the spoVAD gene encoding stage V sporulation protein AD; its protein translation is MAVKRLGQRTIKYSNPPVIIATGTIVGPVEGRGPLAPDFDAVLPDLYMGQSTAEKAESKMLEEACNIALQTAQLKPEDVHYMLAGDLLNQIISASFAARQLSIPYLGLYGACSTISEALTIAAMIVDGGFADTVLAAASSHYQTAERQYRYPIELNIKRKTTSQYTVTGAAAAVIKAQGTGPRVTCSTVGRVLDLGVKDPNDMGSAMAPAAADTLFWHFSDTNTRMEDYDLVLTGDLGRVGRVMLGEVLKDKGIALASNYNDCGLMIYAPNENVGAGGSGCACSGVVTLGHIYKSMIRGLLKKVLLVATGALMSPLSYQQGETIPTIAHAIVIERP
- the spoVAC gene encoding stage V sporulation protein AC; amino-acid sequence: MPLDQAERARQAAKYQEIMKKHKPRPPTLQNFVVAFIVGGAICVIGQAVLDFFTARGLAVDEASGPTLAVMIFLGALATGIGIYDELGEFSGAGAAVPITGFSNTIVAAAMDFKREGYVLGMGAKMFIVAGPVLVFGILAAVAVGMIHMLVT
- a CDS encoding dodecin domain-containing protein; its protein translation is MAVVKIIELLGESPNSWDEAVRNAVSEASKTVRNITGVEVTNMTASVENGRISKYKADVQVAFKVDGT
- a CDS encoding SigB/SigF/SigG family RNA polymerase sigma factor, with the protein product MPGDRFSSLRLPPSRVLSDDEFRELIQRAHSGDKESRDELIQANLRLIMSIVSRFPECGEDKDELFQVGCIGLLKAVDRFDPSFNVKFSTYAVPVIIGEIRKHLRDYQPVHVSRSVRALAAAAREKRSELISSLGREPGISELAAALKVLPEEIVEAFEATSPPVYLFDETEDEEGERPIRLMDQISDSDDSFQQFESIAVREALERLPERERRILLLRYFNDLSQQEVSNIMGISQAQICRLEKKALKAIHAELA
- a CDS encoding anti-sigma F factor; protein product: MKMEFPAVAENVEFARVAVACFASQVGAFTLEEIDDIKLIISEAVSNAIIHGYPDSRDPGVVRVSSSISDDSVEMIVEDEGEGIEDVAQAMKPAYTTKVDRLGMGFTIMEALADHLEVVSRKGEGTRVIIRKRPAAAA
- a CDS encoding anti-sigma factor antagonist (This anti-anti-sigma factor, or anti-sigma factor antagonist, belongs to a family that includes characterized members SpoIIAA, RsbV, RsfA, and RsfB.), which codes for MNHGLEVNRAMHVDLIPFKNGMIARVFGELDLRTAPEFRDTIDSVLDRQAGDIHSIILSMGGVTFLDSSGLGAILGRYRKLSQVNGRLAACSLTPHIMKVFELSGLLKIIQVFDTEERAVAALAGGGQR
- a CDS encoding D-alanyl-D-alanine carboxypeptidase, producing the protein MLASVLGLGLLCLSFAFAGILLADGNETVPAAAPTVSQSEPLPNITAPSAVLMEATSGQILFEKDSHRKRPPASITKIMTMLLAMEALEQGKIHLDDKVIASDRASMQGGSQIWLEVGEEMSLNDLMKSIAVVSANDASVAVAEHIAGAEEVFVDMMNKRAKELGMQDTHFVNCTGLPAEGHLTSAYDVAVMSRELIKHPKVHEWFTIWIDYVRDGKNILVNTNRLIKDYKGCDGLKTGYTEDAGYCLSATAKRDNLRLIAVVMGLADSKVRFSETAKLLDYGFRFYAGVPMIQKDQVVAEIKVLRGKQEKVTVVSASEASACVKRGREADVKIETSIDERVVAPVKKGQKLGKMAAYLDGQEIASVDLVAKDDVERGSIFQILFRMIRDLIKAIFG